ATATCCTGCACAGGGACATTAAAGACGAGAACATCATCATTGATAAGTGTTTCCACATTCGCCTCATAGACTTTGGCTCTGCAGCCATGATGGCTTCAGGGAAGCGCTTCTACAATTTCTGTGGCACACTGGAGTACTGCTCCCCAGAAGTGCTTCAAGGAAACCCGTACGTATTTCATCTCTACACTGCTTCTTTTTAAGGTGATGTCAAATGGACAATTTTATAACCACGGTGTTGGCTAAAGTGTACATTTATGGAGAGAGTTGTGTTTGAACAGCCTCTCAAATGAGCACTGTTTTCCTGTCCTTTACGACTTTTACACGCCATAAACTTTGACGATCAGCGTTTAAATTACACACAACATCAAGGATACCACAATCCTAAAGTTATTTAAAACACTCAGAGGCAACAAATTACGGGATCAACACAAGTTGGTAATCTCTGCAtagttaatgttttgtttttcttgtgtagCTACGAGGGGCCAGAGTTGGAGATGTGGTCTCTCGGGGTTTTTCTCTACACGCTGCTGTTCAGTGAAAACCCCTTCTGTGATGTGGCTGAGATCCTTGGTGCCAAACTGAAGCCTCCGTTTCCCCTCTCCCCAGGTGCTTGAACACTTTATTTCCTTTGACTCTTCTGATTGTTTACTTTTTTGGGGGTATGGGGTCCTGttcagctactcaggcaaatcatatagttgatgtagatgcccatatcatctgtacagatttactttagaaaagagaagtgtgggatacttgtgttgttgccttatttgtatttgactttattaaatgcatccatccatttcctaccgcttgtcccttctttgGGGTCGCAGGATTTATATTGTTATTCGGTGCAGCCAGGCTGCAGCAGGAGGGGAAAGAAAGAGGAAAACAagaaagacagagggggaaattgtggggacaagacaaAGCGACAAcattaacaacaaaaacaacctaACAGCATTAACAAATAGGATATCTACAAATATAATGGTAacagtgatagcaaagaagcaattaatgaaataaatattaataacacagaaatgataaCGAGCAtaattgcactacaaatggagcaatacaaataccaatagaaatagcactattgataatgaataataacaataattaccttaattatcaacaatacaatagttttaaatacaacaatacatatatgtaatgataacttgaaatacaaaagaaagcagataaatggaggggaagaaagagaagtgaATTGTATTACCCTTGTAgtttgttatagtaacaataaatTCAGCTGTGtaagtgtgccatgtgttacccagtttcccttgGGGAGAACAACATTgaaatatgtttgatgaaacatgattgtAATCACGTTTCTTCCGGATGTTTACCAACTCTGCCCTTTGTGCCAGAACTGAACCATGTGTTGTATGGGCTGCTGCACCCGAAACCCACCCAGAGGATGACACTGGACCAGTTGCTTCTGCAATCCTGGATCAGCCAGCCCATCTCACTGGCAGACTACACCTGGACAGAAGTGTTCCCCTCAACTCAGAACCATAGTGAGTACTCTCcaaaataatacttttaaagttgcCGTAGCAGCACATTTCCACTTGAATTATTTGAAACAGGCTTCCTGCAAGACCAAGACCTTCAACGATATGGTGGACACTCTTTGTTCCCGGATCAAGGGGATGACACCCTCCCTGATGAAGAGGATGAGGAAGAGAGGTTGTCCATGGTGGCCTTGGAATCCGAACTCCAGAGGTACCTCGATGACAATTAAAGAGGTGGAAAACCAGCAGCACACATGTCAATCCAGCAGTTTTTTTGTTTAGtcttcaaatattaaaaaaatatatataatattagtaATACCTCACACATTCCACCTGTTGCACCCAAGTTCACCCAAACACTGACAAAAGCCTTAAAATGAAAGACAGACTTCAAATTGTAGGAATCTTTTTTTTCTCTACATTAAATGGTGTTTtaagtatatatttattatattttatctatttatttgtaTGCACTAATAAATATTTCACCCTTCATTCCCATTCTTTGTTTTGCTGTTTTACACCTGCTGCAATGAGAAACACTATTTTAccatgtttgtttatgtactgttggtcagtgtgatttgtattcatattaaatgccgttatgtatatctatataattTCCATTCATTTAGTCTTGTGTATTCATTAACTCACAAATTTGTTTGTTTGAAAGAGTCATTTTCAATACAGTCCTATGGTATTTTGTAGTAGACAGTAGATGCAGTATTTATTAACAGTATTACTaacatttaaatattaaaataattatgtTCAAACTGTAGATTCCTTTATTGGCATTGTGattaaatacaacaaaataaaattCGATGAAACCCATAGAAAGTATATAATATTTCATCCATACTTTACCTTTACACATACATTATATTTCCAAACGTATTTGGCCATTTgaatgccatcccattcctaactcgTAGGGTTCAACATGATGTCGGTTTACcttttgcagcaattacagcttcaactcttctgggaaggctgtccataaGGTTGCAGAGTGTTTTCATAGGAATTttagaccattcttccaaaagcgcattggtgagatcacacactgatgttggttgagaaggcctggctctcagtctctgttctaattcatcctagAGGTGTTCTAATCGAGTTCAGGTctggactctgtgcaggccagtcaagttcatccacacaagactcctgaaaaacaaccacacgccataattcctcctccactaaatttcacactcggcataatgcagtccgaaatatatactgtaccgttctcctggcaacctccaaacccagacttgtccatcagattgacatatggaaaagcgtgattcatcactccagagaacacgtcgccactgctttagagtccagtggcgacgtgctttacaccactgcatcccacgctttgcatcagacttagtgatgtatggcttagatgcagctgttcggccatggaaacccgttccatgaagctctctgcgtactgtacgtgggctaattggaaggtcacatgaagtttggagctctgtagcaactgactgtgcataaagtattttgcactatgcgcttcagcatccgctgacgcctctctgtcagtttatgtggtctaccacttggtggctgagttcctgttgttcccaaactcttccattttcttataattaaaaaaaagccaacagttgactttggaatatttaggagcgaggcaatttcacgactggatgtgttgcacaagtggcatcctatgacagttccacgctggaaatcacggtccattctttcacaaatgtttgtagaaacagtctccatgcctaagtgcttgattttatacacccggccaaatacttttggcaatatagtgttcaGGCAAGCAAATAGTGCATTAGAATTTGCAGTATTCACAAATTTGGCATTCTTGTATATAAAGAATAGTCCTAAATGTGTGCACAAACTAtaaagctatccatccatccatccatcttcttccgcttatccgaggtcgggtcgcgggggcaacaacctaagcagggaaacgcagacttccctttccccagccacttcgtctagctcttcccgggggatcccgaggcgttcccaggccagccgggagacatagtcttcccagcgtgtcctgggtcttccccgtggcctcctaccggttggacgtgccctaagcacctccctagggaggcgttcgggtggcatcctgaccagatgcccgaaccacctcatctggttcctctcgatgtggaggagcagcggctttactttgagttcctcccggatggcagagcttctcaccctatctctaagggagagccccgccacacggcggaggaaactcatttcggccgcttgtacccgtgatcttatcctttcggtcatgacccaaagctcatgaccgtaggtgaggatgggaacgtagatcgaccggtaaattgagagctttgccttccggctcagctccttcttcaccacaacggatcggtacaacgtccgcattactgaagacgccgcaccgatccgcctgtcgatctcacgatccactcttccctcactcgtgaacaagactcctaggtatttgaactcctccacttggggcagtgttttctccccaacccggagatggcattccacccttttccgggcgagaaccatggactcggacttggaggtgctgattctcattccggtcgcttcacactcggctgcaaaccgatccagtaagagctgaagatcccggtcagatgaagccatcaggaccacatcatctgcaaaaagcagagacctaatcctgcggtcaccaaaccggaaaccctcaacgccttgactgcgcctagaaattctgtccataaaactaTAAAGCTAATCCTTTTTTATTCGAATGACAGTTCAATACTATTTAAGTGACTATGCtttactttttgattgattgagacttttgttAGTAActtgaacagtacagtacatattccgtacaattgaccactaaatggtaacacccgactaagtttttcagcttgtttaagtcggggtccacgttaatcaattcatggtactgtcACTTGAATTATTCTTTTCACTATTTTCTTCATATGGTTTAAATTcacaaatgtaatattggaaCCATTTAATAAAATGTGCAAGATTTTTAGTTATATTTCCTTTAAATTAACAtgttggtaacactaaattgtcctgagtgtgtgaatgtgagtgtgaatgttgtctgtctatctgtgatggccctgcgatgaggtggcgacttgtccagggtgtacaccgccttccgcccgattgtagctgagataggcaccagcgaccccaaagggaataagcggcggcaaatggatggatggatgttttgaatgATTTGTGTATTAAAATGAGACCAGCGTCAAGGCGGAAAGTCTTATTCCTTTTGCTGTTGATGCACGGAAGTTAATTTTGAACGGACGGAAAATGAACGCTCGTGTTCCCTCACGGCAGGTAAGtaaatacaacaaaccactacacgtTTAATGCCTTTTCTCTAATAAGTATGTTTTCATTTGTATTCTTCTATGTAATAGTGATGGAAAATACTGGCACGTTGCACTTTTAACCGCTTTAACCTTCgtagtacaagtacaacccatttgccaTTTAGTGCCCACCTAGCAGTACTAACGTCTGACTATGGCACTTTCCCTCAGGTTCTTCAGTGGATTATAAGACATTCCACCTCGTCTTTATTCAGCCCCCATCACTCAGGGAGGTGGCTGCGTCGTCCATGCGTCCAGTCTAGGTTGTGTTCGTCATTACTGCCAAGTTCAACCAGCCATGATCCAGTTCCCCCTCAGAGAGACACAGAGCTGTCCCTGCAGTGTCTTTCTGACATGGGCTTCACTGTCAGCCAGGCTGAGGAAATCTATGAAAGCGTGACCAACCCTGCAACTGCCAAGCATTGTTCATCAACGCTCACAGCTTTGTTCGTGTTGGGCCTCAACCCTTCCTCTGTGGTGAAGTTACTGAGCAAATGTCCTGAGCTTTACACCACCAAGGAGTCACTTCTTCAGCAGCGCATAAGCAACCTGCGCAAACTTGGTTTAAGGGAAGGTGAGATCACGTCTATGAGTCCTTTTTTTAACACTTGTTTAAATGCATCCATTATCTGTTTATAGGTAGTCTTCAGAGAGTGGTGGCCCACTACCCTGCTATCCTCACTGTGCCCGTGAAGACTGTCAAACATGTGGTGATGGTCCTCAGAGAGAAGTGTCTGTTCACAGGGCGGCAGGTGACGGACATCCTCAGGGACAGTCCTGCTGTGGTGCTAGAAGACCTGGCTAAGCTGCAGTACAAGTTccaggtgtggatgaacttgcaATTGTGTCCATAGCACTTTTCTTCTTTTATTGCTTGCACAGTACATTCTAAAAATGTAATTCTATTGAAAAATGAGCAAAAGAaaacagtttaaaggcctactgaaattagattttcttatttaaacgggaatagcaggttcattctatgtgtcatactttatcatttcgcgatattgccatatttttgctgaaaggatttagtagagaacatcgacgataaagttcgcaacttttggtcgctaatagaaaagccctgcctttaccagaagtatgtgcgcctgacgtcacgagttgcagggctccacacatattcacatagtttttaatgggagccaccagcagtaagagcaattcggaccgagaaagcgacaatttccccattaatttgagcgagaatgaaagatttgtgaattaggatattgatagtgaaagactagataaaaatttttaaaaagcgacggctccgggcggcggcagtgtgagcgtttcagatttaattagacacatttactaggataattctggaagatcccttatctgctttttgttttaatagttttttactgagattttaaagattgttaagtcatacctcgaggtcggatggctgcggtgaacacgaagtgtctcagagaggagCCAAGCATACAACTGCCTTTTAAACACctactgcaggacgacgaataatccaatgatttctccggtaatatatatatatcacaattttcccatccaaaaacatgctggttgacgtagagaaaacatgttcgcttgaccgctctgtgttaaagcttcacaacaaacaaagaaacaccggctgtgtctcggtgccaaggacagctgcaatacaccactttccaccaacagcattgttctttatagtctccattattaaatgaacacattgcaaaagattcagcaacacagatgtccaaaatactgtgtaaatacgCCATTAACAGAGAAAACTTTTAGccatgtttggtgcagcgctaatatttccttacagtccgtgacgtcatgcgtacgcatcatcattccacgatgttttcaacaagaaactcgagggaaaattaaaattgcaatttagtaaactaaaaatgccgtattggcatgtgttgcaatgttaatatttcatcattgatatataaactataagactgtgtggttggtagtagtgggtttcagtaggcctttaaatgttgacACCAGGGAAACTAATAATTATATGCTTTGTAACCTCTGACACAAATCCAAATTGTCAAAAGcaggtaaggtgcacagtccggtcatgttctgaatgtgttctttaaatattgaatattatactaaatacatatatacagaaggATTCAGACTGTGGGTGAAAAGTAAAAAGTGCACACagaggtgctaaactataaaaCCCAGTGCCTATGAGTTCACCATCGTTGGGGCTTTCAGGAAAAAAACGTTCTTGAGTCTGTTTGACTTAGACCTGTTGACCCCGTAGTGCCCTCAAACAGGTCAAAGTCAGGGTGGGAGCTCTCCTTGATAAAGTTGGTAGCTCTGCTGAGGCAGCGGGAGGTGTAAATGTCTTTCAGAGAGGGGAGTGGGCAGCCGATGATCCGCTGTGCTGCCTTTACCACTCTCTGGAGCCTCTCCCTGTCTGCGGTCGTGCAGCTGCCGTACCATGCTGTGATGCAGTATGTCAGCAGGCTCTCAATGGATGAGCGGTAAAAGGTCAGCAGCAGGTTGGAGTCCAGGTTGTACTTCTTGAGGACTCTCAGGAACGGTAGCCTCTGCTGAGCCTTCTTACTGATGGCAGCAGTGTTCTCTGACCAGGAGATGTTTTCAGAGATAAGAACGCCAAGAGACCAGATGGTGTGGACCCTCTCCACACACTCCCCCATGATGTAGAGGGGGGCTAGGTCAGTGCTGTGTTTCCTGAAATCGACGACAATCTCCTTGGTTTTCTTGGTCTTCATAGCAAGGTTGTTCTCTGAGCAccagtctgccaacttccggacCTCCTCTGTAAGCTGCCTCGTCCCCCTTTGAGATGAGTCCGACACCATCCACGAATTTCACTATGAGGTTGTTGTTGTGGGTCGGACTGCAGTTGTAGGTGTAGAGGCAGTACAGAAGAGGGCTCAGTACACAGCCTATGGGAAGCCAGTATTCAACGTGCGGGTGGAGGAGATGTGGGGCTGAGTTGCACAGTCTGGGGCCGGTTGGAGAGAAAATCCTTAA
The DNA window shown above is from Nerophis ophidion isolate RoL-2023_Sa linkage group LG14, RoL_Noph_v1.0, whole genome shotgun sequence and carries:
- the mterf4 gene encoding transcription termination factor 4, mitochondrial isoform X2 produces the protein MNARVPSRQVLQWIIRHSTSSLFSPHHSGRWLRRPCVQSRLCSSLLPSSTSHDPVPPQRDTELSLQCLSDMGFTVSQAEEIYESVTNPATAKHCSSTLTALFVLGLNPSSVVKLLSKCPELYTTKESLLQQRISNLRKLGLREGSLQRVVAHYPAILTVPVKTVKHVVMVLREKCLFTGRQVTDILRDSPAVVLEDLAKLQYKFQYVYFRMGVKQSEMVKNKLFGFSLDELRCRHCFLERRGLYQTPDKKGQTTIINPKLDSILNRLMAREWQEEERHYGDVQAESDEEEEEEDDDDDDFEGKDSYRKRKKRR
- the mterf4 gene encoding transcription termination factor 4, mitochondrial isoform X1, coding for MNARVPSRQVLQWIIRHSTSSLFSPHHSGRWLRRPCVQSRLCSSLLPSSTSHDPVPPQRDTELSLQCLSDMGFTVSQAEEIYESVTNPATAKHCSSTLTALFVLGLNPSSVVKLLSKCPELYTTKESLLQQRISNLRKLGLREGSLQRVVAHYPAILTVPVKTVKHVVMVLREKCLFTGRQVTDILRDSPAVVLEDLAKLQYKFQYVYFRMGVKQSEMVKNKLFGFSLDELRCRHCFLERRGLYQTPDKKGQTTIINPKLDSILNVSLDTFLTLVAQVASSEEYDVFQRLMAREWQEEERHYGDVQAESDEEEEEEDDDDDDFEGKDSYRKRKKRR